Proteins from one Catenuloplanes atrovinosus genomic window:
- a CDS encoding MFS transporter: MPLFALLGAGFISLTGDWILRTGLAWQVYALTGSTLAAAGTVLASLIPQTLLGPPAGVRADRGNRRHTMIAVNLLLALCLIPLLAVTSADRVWIIWPVVAAQSCLVPFFVAAESALLPSLAGAHGLVRANALNAQVRDVARLTGAGIGGAVAAAGGLPLLAAVDAASFLAAAALLVAVPARAGRVPATGHDPDAGRGWRDLTGGLRLISRSPALRVFGAFFVITGVGEAIMATLMAPFVRDVLHASATAYGTVLAAQAIGGLAGGAAVALAGHRISPWPAAAWGAVAFGAADLALFLYPLATSALWPAYALIVLAGLPGALLAAAGMTIVQTAAGPAHRGRVFGTFLTLEALAMLAGTLTAGALGDHLGIIPVIAAQGAAYCLAGLLLAAASRRATVHRTPAAALAP, encoded by the coding sequence ATGCCGCTGTTCGCGCTGCTCGGTGCCGGGTTCATCTCGCTGACCGGGGACTGGATCCTGCGTACCGGCCTGGCCTGGCAGGTCTACGCGCTGACCGGCTCCACGCTCGCCGCCGCGGGTACCGTGCTCGCCTCGCTGATCCCGCAGACGCTGCTCGGCCCGCCGGCCGGCGTCCGCGCGGATCGCGGGAACCGCCGGCACACGATGATCGCGGTGAACCTGCTGCTGGCGCTCTGCCTGATCCCGCTGCTCGCGGTCACCTCCGCGGACCGGGTGTGGATCATCTGGCCGGTGGTGGCCGCGCAGAGCTGCCTGGTCCCGTTCTTCGTCGCCGCCGAGTCCGCGCTGCTGCCGTCGCTGGCCGGCGCGCATGGCCTGGTCCGGGCGAACGCGCTCAACGCCCAGGTCCGGGACGTGGCCCGGCTGACCGGCGCCGGGATCGGCGGTGCGGTGGCCGCCGCGGGCGGGCTGCCGCTGCTCGCGGCCGTCGACGCGGCCTCGTTCCTGGCCGCGGCCGCACTGCTGGTCGCGGTGCCGGCGCGCGCGGGCCGCGTACCGGCGACAGGTCATGATCCTGATGCGGGGCGCGGGTGGCGTGACCTGACCGGCGGACTCCGGCTGATCTCCCGGTCGCCCGCGTTGCGCGTGTTCGGCGCGTTCTTCGTGATCACCGGGGTCGGCGAGGCGATCATGGCCACGCTGATGGCGCCGTTCGTGCGCGACGTGCTGCACGCGTCCGCCACCGCCTACGGCACCGTCCTCGCGGCCCAGGCGATCGGCGGCCTGGCCGGCGGCGCCGCCGTGGCGCTGGCCGGCCACCGGATCTCCCCCTGGCCCGCGGCCGCCTGGGGCGCGGTCGCGTTCGGCGCGGCCGACCTCGCGCTGTTCCTCTACCCGCTGGCCACCTCCGCGCTCTGGCCCGCGTACGCGCTGATCGTCCTGGCCGGCCTGCCCGGCGCGCTGCTCGCCGCGGCCGGCATGACCATCGTGCAGACCGCCGCCGGTCCCGCACACCGCGGCCGCGTCTTCGGCACGTTCCTGACGCTGGAGGCGCTCGCCATGCTGGCCGGCACGCTCACCGCCGGCGCGCTCGGCGACCACCTCGGCATCATCCCGGTCATCGCCGCCCAGGGCGCCGCCTACTGCCTCGCCGGCCTCCTCCTCGCCGCCGCGTCCCGCCGCGCGACGGTGCACCGGACCCCCGCGGCTGCGCTCGCCCCGTGA
- a CDS encoding helix-turn-helix domain-containing protein: protein MSLESSPAGPRRVVRDPLALRALAHPLRLKLGALVAREGTITAAEAARQLGISQALASHHLRQLAKYGFVEPAEAGDNRARPWRTTAVNHRWEPGDSADGREASDLVETFLAEAALRQLTDWQRRRDQADPRLAEQSGVSQNLVYLTPDELAAFNRAWERLIAPLVRKRPLGDAAARPADAIPVDVTLLVVPVPPTAAGN from the coding sequence ATGTCCTTGGAATCGAGTCCGGCCGGACCGCGCCGTGTCGTCCGCGACCCGCTCGCGCTGCGCGCGCTCGCCCATCCGCTGCGCCTCAAGCTCGGCGCGCTGGTCGCGCGGGAGGGCACGATCACGGCCGCGGAGGCGGCCCGCCAGCTCGGCATCAGTCAGGCGCTCGCCTCGCACCACCTGCGGCAGCTCGCCAAGTACGGCTTCGTCGAGCCCGCCGAGGCCGGCGACAACCGAGCGCGGCCGTGGCGCACCACCGCGGTCAATCACCGCTGGGAGCCGGGCGACTCGGCCGACGGCCGCGAGGCCTCCGACCTGGTGGAGACGTTCCTGGCCGAGGCCGCGCTGCGCCAGCTCACCGACTGGCAGCGCCGCCGCGACCAGGCCGATCCGCGGCTGGCCGAGCAGAGCGGCGTGTCGCAGAACCTGGTCTACCTCACGCCGGACGAGCTCGCCGCGTTCAACCGGGCCTGGGAGCGGCTCATCGCCCCGCTGGTGCGAAAGCGCCCGCTCGGCGACGCCGCCGCCCGGCCGGCCGATGCGATCCCGGTCGACGTGACGCTGCTCGTCGTCCCGGTCCCGCCGACCGCGGCGGGCAACTGA
- a CDS encoding dihydrofolate reductase family protein, with product MRTLIVTAFVSVDGVMEAPGGEPGYRNSGWTFKGVEFDEAAYEIKAREQDEAGALLLGRRSYEAFAPVWPTMVEEFAGYNAMPRYVVSSTLAAQDDRWPATILRSVDDVAKLKETEGGPISVHGSATLGAALADAGLVDRYHLLVFPVLLGAGKRLFSTADKDLTKLALVEHEVYKNGVQKQVFDVVR from the coding sequence ATGCGCACTCTGATCGTCACCGCGTTCGTGTCCGTCGACGGCGTCATGGAGGCGCCCGGCGGCGAGCCCGGCTACCGCAACTCCGGCTGGACGTTCAAGGGCGTCGAGTTCGACGAGGCGGCGTACGAGATCAAGGCGCGCGAGCAGGACGAGGCCGGCGCGCTGCTGCTCGGCCGCCGGTCGTACGAGGCCTTCGCCCCGGTCTGGCCGACCATGGTCGAGGAGTTCGCCGGATACAACGCCATGCCGCGGTACGTGGTGAGCAGCACGCTGGCCGCGCAGGACGACCGGTGGCCCGCGACCATCCTGCGCTCGGTCGACGACGTGGCGAAGCTGAAGGAGACCGAGGGCGGCCCGATCTCCGTGCACGGCAGCGCCACGCTCGGTGCCGCGCTCGCGGACGCGGGCCTGGTCGACCGCTACCACCTGCTGGTCTTCCCGGTGCTGCTGGGCGCCGGCAAGCGGCTGTTCAGCACCGCGGACAAGGACCTGACGAAGCTGGCGCTGGTGGAGCACGAGGTCTACAAGAACGGCGTGCAGAAGCAGGTCTTCGACGTCGTGCGCTGA